AACCCGTTGCAGAAAAGCTGCGATTGATTTGGACGATCCAATTTGGCAAACCAGATCGACCGAGCCGATATCGATGCCGAGCTCTAAAGAGGCCGTGGCGATCAGTGCCCGCAGCGAACCTTCCTTCAAGCGCTGCTCGGCATCCAGGCGATGCTCTTTGGCCATGCTGCCGTGATGGGCGGTGATAAATTCTTCGCCCAATCGTTCGGTCAGGTTATGGGCCATGCGTTCTGCCAGCCGCCGCGTATTGACAAAAATTAGCGTCGTTTGATGTTGATGAATCAGCTCTTCCAAACGTTCGTAGATTTCGCCCCAGACCTCGTTGGGCATGACGGCTGAGAGCGGTGAGCGCGGCACCTCGATGGCGATGTCCATTGTGCGCTTATGCCCGATGTTTATTAAAGTGCAGTCGAGCTTGCCGTTTTGGAAATTATTTCCAATTAGAAAACGCGCGACCGTTTCTATGGGTTTTTGGGTTGCAGAAAGTCCAACTCGCACCAATTTTTTCGGCGTCAAATTCTCCAATCTTTCCAAAGAAAGCGCTAAATGCGAGCCGCGTTTGTCGCGAACCAATGCATGAATTTCGTCGACAATTACTGTATGCACAGTCGACAGCATGCGGCGGCCATTTTCGCTGGTAAGGAGCAAGTAGAGTGACTCGGGCGTGGTCACCAGAATATGCGGCGGGTTTTTCACCATCGCCGTTCTTTGAGAAGACGGCGTATCGCCGGTGCGAACCATGACTTTAATTTTGACTTCAGGGAGGTTTGATTTCCTGAGCTGCTCAATGATGCCTTTCAGCGGGAGTTGGAGGTTGCGTTCAATGTCGTTGCTCAACGCCTTAAGCGGGGAGACATAGACGATCTGGGTTTCTTCAGGTAAGTCGGCTTTTAGCCCCTGGCGAACCAAATCATCTATGGTTGCTAAAAAAGCGGCCAGCGTTTTTCCGGAACCCGTCGGCGCCGCGATCAGGGTATTGCGGTGTTTTTTGATCTCCGGCCAGGCTTTGGTTTGGATTTCGGTAGGTTCTTCAAAGGTCTTTTGAAACCAGCTTGCGACCGCGGTGTGGAATTGTTTTAGTGGCATGATTCTTTTAAGTTAAGAAAACTCTAAAGACACTTGTTTTCAAATGTACCTGACATTTCTTGAAAACTCTTGACATTTGTCGAATAATTTGTTATCATTAAAGTAATCCAGTTTACTGGAGGTGGATGGTTTAGGCCATCGGGCCCTTTTTAGGGCCTTTCTTTTTATATGAATTTCTTCCCGAAAACTTTACCCTCTTGCTGATAATATTTTACCTTTAGAATAGCAGCTATTTTTTTGGCAAATGGTGCGAGCTCATCACTTCGTTTACTATTTCTTTCAAAATTTCCATTCGACTTGGATGTGCAATGATATCAGCAAGTTGTAATCCAGAAATGTTGTTTGCTTTTGGCTTAACTTTTAGTTGTTTGCTGGTAAACACCTGGTGAAATAGTTCTGGACTTACATAGTCAGTCCCGTTTTTCCAGAGTCCGCTAAATGAATCTTTAAGCTTTCGGTCCTCATTACCACCTCGAGACTCCGCTATGACATCTCCATTGGCTTCATTCTGTTCCAAGAAAAACACATATCGTTCTAAGAGCAAAGCAAGGCAATAGTGATAAGGCTCATATCGCCAGACTGTATAAGCTTCTTTGTGAGCTTTTTTATCCAAGCATACAGTTACGACAGTATATTCCCAATTCTCGAGTAATTCCAGTAATTCAACGTCAAATTGCATTCGTATTTTTTTATCTCGAAGTACTTCAAAGGGATATTTAGCATTAACTAATTCTTTTCTGTGAAGAATAACCGGGTCGTCTGGGTGCGACCCAAAATACTTAGTCTTCAGAGATTCAATTTGCGGGTTCAGCACTTCTCTAACATAATCTAAACTAATGATTACACCAGTGAGGCTCAAGAAGCGATGAATAGGATTATCCGAACTTTTCAAATCTGGATTTCCACATTCATCGACGTACATCCGATATTTCATTTTTACTGGTATTGACTCAAAAAAAGTGTTTTAGCTTACCACAATATCCTAATACGGCACCAACCCCTCCATCCCCAAACATTTGCGAACGTAAGCTATCTGGCCAAAGTGCCAGGCTTCGTGATAAGCAAAGAAAATAAGCGCGCCGCGGACTGTATTGTCGCCATGGGGTAATTTGTAATCTAACTCTTTAGTCAAGTCACTTTCAGAAGCTTGCGCCAGTTTTTCTTGAAACGCATCGGAGATCTCATTCCAGGCGTCGGCAATTTTCGACATCTCGGGATAATCCTTTTCAGCAGCAAATCCGTCGTCAAAAAGTTTGGGCCAGGGGAATTCTTCTTTCTCGCCTAGCAGATTTAATAAATGATACCGAATACTCGTTAGGTGCCCTGCCATCCACATAATTGGGTTTGTGCTTTCAGATATTTTTTTCATTGCTGTTTCGTTGTCGAGGTTGCCAATACCGTTCTGAAAAAAGGAGTTGTCCATTTTGTAAAGCGCAGCAACGGTAGCAATCGAGGGGTTCATTTTATTCTCCTGCAAAATTATTTCATTTTAACATTACTTAAAATTTCATAATATATCAATAGGTTTTTGTCATATATTTTTGCCTGTTTAAACGACTAAAAGATTGAACAGCAAACAATATGGATGACTTAGAATTAAAAACAATCCGCAGAAGCTGAGTGAGGTTGGGTCTTTTAATTTTGTTTAAGAATTAGGCAACCAGCGATTTTTCGATGAGTTTTCCAGACTGAAAAACAAACTCCTGTCTCAGTTGCTCAAGGGAGAATCCTTC
This genomic window from candidate division KSB1 bacterium contains:
- a CDS encoding DEAD/DEAH box helicase produces the protein MPLKQFHTAVASWFQKTFEEPTEIQTKAWPEIKKHRNTLIAAPTGSGKTLAAFLATIDDLVRQGLKADLPEETQIVYVSPLKALSNDIERNLQLPLKGIIEQLRKSNLPEVKIKVMVRTGDTPSSQRTAMVKNPPHILVTTPESLYLLLTSENGRRMLSTVHTVIVDEIHALVRDKRGSHLALSLERLENLTPKKLVRVGLSATQKPIETVARFLIGNNFQNGKLDCTLINIGHKRTMDIAIEVPRSPLSAVMPNEVWGEIYERLEELIHQHQTTLIFVNTRRLAERMAHNLTERLGEEFITAHHGSMAKEHRLDAEQRLKEGSLRALIATASLELGIDIGSVDLVCQIGSSKSIAAFLQRVGRSGHTLKGVPKGRIFPMTRDELVECAAILDAVRHGELDKIIMPEKPLDILAQ
- a CDS encoding DUF3800 domain-containing protein — protein: MYVDECGNPDLKSSDNPIHRFLSLTGVIISLDYVREVLNPQIESLKTKYFGSHPDDPVILHRKELVNAKYPFEVLRDKKIRMQFDVELLELLENWEYTVVTVCLDKKAHKEAYTVWRYEPYHYCLALLLERYVFFLEQNEANGDVIAESRGGNEDRKLKDSFSGLWKNGTDYVSPELFHQVFTSKQLKVKPKANNISGLQLADIIAHPSRMEILKEIVNEVMSSHHLPKK
- a CDS encoding DinB family protein, whose protein sequence is MNPSIATVAALYKMDNSFFQNGIGNLDNETAMKKISESTNPIMWMAGHLTSIRYHLLNLLGEKEEFPWPKLFDDGFAAEKDYPEMSKIADAWNEISDAFQEKLAQASESDLTKELDYKLPHGDNTVRGALIFFAYHEAWHFGQIAYVRKCLGMEGLVPY